From Harpia harpyja isolate bHarHar1 chromosome 19, bHarHar1 primary haplotype, whole genome shotgun sequence, one genomic window encodes:
- the GTF3C5 gene encoding general transcription factor 3C polypeptide 5, with protein MAAGRQWRERGSAVLELPRTPRLVCVEYPGLVRDVGAMLRTLGGEQGVSRIYADPAKRLELYFRPKDPYCHPVCANRFPTSTMLLKVKRRTKKKKQLDTEEQIQPEVRFEMEILGTVTTVYKFQGMSDFQYLAMHSGPDGKQTSMYDKVLMLKPEKEEFFNKELPLYIPPPIFSRLDTPVDYFYRPDIQHREGYNNPQVSGENLIGLSRARRPHNAIFVNFDDEEIPTKPLDAAVQTWKKVCTNPVDKKVEEELRKLFEVRPVWSRNAVKANISVHPDKLKLLLPYLAYYMLTGPWRSLWVRFGYDPRKHPEAKIYQVLDFRIRCGMKYGYAPNDMPVKAKRSTYNYSLPITVKKQVSHTVSVHDLKQGLGTSGASGAKKPASSRYKLKESIYIFREGALPPYRQMFYQLCDLNVESLQKIIRRNDGTESECTERDGWCLPKTSDELRDTMSLMIKQIIRSTRPALFSNTTSSADGKEQLAYESGEDEDDEEEEEEDFKPSDGSENEMETEILDYV; from the exons atggcggcggggcggcagTGGCGGGAGCGGGGTTCGGCCGTGTTGGAGCTGCCCCGCACGCCGCGGTTGGTGTGCGTGGAGTACCCGGGACTGGTGCGGGACGTCGGGGCCATGCTGCGGACgctgggaggagagcagggggTGTCGCGG ATTTATGCAGACCCTGCCAAAAGGCTGGAGCTGTATTTTCGCCCCAAGGACCCTTACTGCCATCCCGTCTGTGCCAATCGCTTCCCCACCTCCACCATGCTGCTCAAGGTGAAAAGGAGgaccaagaagaaaaagcagttggACACCGAAGAACAAATCCAGCCAGAAGTCCGGTTTGAAATGGAAATTCTTGGGACTGTCACCACCGTTTACAAATTTCAAG GAATGTCTGATTTCCAGTACCTGGCAATGCACTCTGGTCCTGATGGCAAACAAACCTCCATGTATGACAAGGTTCTAATGCTCAAACCAGAGAAGGAAGAATTTTTCAATAAAGAATTACCTCTCTACATCCCGCCACCGATTTTCTCACGTCTGGACACTCCTGTTGACTATTTTTATCGGCCAGATATACAACACCG gGAGGGATACAACAATCCCCAGGTGTCTGGTGAGAACCTGATTGGCCTCAGCAGGGCCCGTCGCCCACACAATGCCATCTTTGTGAACTTTGATGATGAGGAAATCCCAACTAAACCCCTGGATGCTGCTGTACAGACCTGGAAGAAAGTGTGCACCAATCCTGTGGATAAAAAGGTGGAGGAAGAGCTGAGAAAG CTCTTTGAAGTCCGTCCTGTCTGGTCTCGGAATGCAGTAAAAGCCAATATCAGTGTCCACCCAGACAAGCTGAAACTTCTGTTGCCGTATTTGGCCTATTACATG TTAACAGGTCCTTGGAGAAGCTTATGGGTTAGGTTTGGGTATGACCCCAGAAAACACCCTGAAGCAAAGATTTATCAAGTACTGGACTTCCGAATTCGCTGTGGAATGAAATATG GTTATGCCCCTAATGATATGCCCGTGAAAGCAAAACGCAGCACGTATAACTACAGTCTGCCCATCACTGTCAAGAAGCAAG taaGTCATACAGTCAGTGTACACGATCTGAAACAGGGGCTTGGTACATCTGGTGCATCTGGTGCAAAAAAGCCTGCTTCCAGCAGGTATAAACTGAAG GAATCCATCTACATTTTCCGAGAAGGAGCCTTACCCCCTTATCGGCAGATGTTCTACCAGCTTTGTGACTTGAATGTGGAAAG cCTACAGAAAATCATCCGTCGGAATGATGGCACAGAGTCAGAATGCACAGAGCGGGATGGGTGGTGCCTTCCAAAGACTAGTGATGAGCTGCGAGATACCATGTCTCTGATGATAAAGCAGATAATCAGATCCACAAGACCTG CTCTTTTCTCAAATACAACAAGCAGCGCAGATGGCAAAGAGCAGCTGGCATATGAGTCTGGAGAGGATGAGGATgacgaagaggaggaggaagaagacttCAAGCCTTCTGATGGgagtgaaaatgaaatggagaCAGAAATTCTGGACTATGTGTGA